One segment of Methanolinea sp. DNA contains the following:
- a CDS encoding DNA-directed DNA polymerase II large subunit — protein MFHCSPSMEEYIGRLQDGLSRAMEVARRAREKGIDPRTHVEIPVAHDLAERVEALLGIPGLADRIRELEGEVSREEAALRIGLDFVQRRFGEKSREEVLDRAIRTAMAILTEGVVAAPTEGIAKVGTGRNDDGTEYLKIYYAGPIRSAGGTAQALSVLVGDFVRRELGMNRYIPRPEEVERYIEEIRQYNAIMNLQYLPSDDEIRLIVRNCPVCIDGEGTEQEEVSGYRNLERVETNAVRGGMALVIAEGLALKAPKILRHVRALSMDGWDWLEDLTSVATKPGGAEEGGAIAPRDKYLRDLIGGRPVFAYPMRKGGFRLRYGRSRNTGLAAAGLSPATMHILGDYLAVGTQMKIERPGKAAGIVPVDTIQGPTVRLRNGDVLRIDDAALAVQLKDEVELVLDVGEILIGYGEFLENNHPLVPPAYCHEWWVQEGGKGYPRTEEEAIALCFEGAFLHPDFTYLWDDITPSDLRELSDYVSGKGEIRHGILVLPPDPRIKYLLEEILLPHRVREGQICISDYLVFIACLGLDIRLSKRPVWETAPPGCDALALASHLSGFPMRSRAGTRIGGRMGRPGKSRPRKMNPPPHGLFPLGEAGGSRRSFQEAQNHAPQPNMDGGIITVETGRRRCPSCGAETFRNMCTCGAHTEPVYSCPRCRREVGNGTCPACHVPASCATTTTLNVKQEYLQAVERLSLRESGIALVKGVRGLISREKSVEPIEKGILRAARDIYVFKDGTVRFDMIDLPLTHVRPREIGVSPEKLRELGYATDTGGRPLVSPDQVVELRPQDILLSDSCAEYMVRVAQFVDDLLVKCYDLPPFYKVETRDDLLGHLVIGLAPHTSAGVLARIVGFTRANVGYAHPFFHAAKRRNCFYGDTLIETFDGREWSQKPIRQIVAENFDLSRPGIDRLGTYYSDPRSTLLVRTVDIEGKPHLRRVTSVSVHRAPPALVRFETRGGRSLAVTPDHAMLVWDLCFLRKVRAVEVKEGDAVPVMVGTNVLSDHVARKEIVPCPDERVYCLTVTDEHTVCANGIFTGQCDGDEDCIMLLLDGLINFSRTFLPETRGGTMDAPLVLTTRLDPAEIDKESHNLDVGSGYPLEFYLAAARYAHPREVEDLVDRVGRRLGTPAQLEGFSFTHDTSDISAGPIESTYTEQKSMIDKLRRELELAEKIRAVDEHDVAERVLSTHFIRDLMGNLSAFSRQKFRCTKCNASFRRMPLAGKCNRCGGNIVPTVHEGSVKKYLEVSREICEKYRVSDYTRQRVAVLDMAIESTFGREKSEQKGLADFM, from the coding sequence ATGTTCCACTGCTCGCCGTCGATGGAGGAGTACATCGGGAGGCTCCAGGACGGGCTTTCCCGGGCGATGGAGGTCGCGAGGAGGGCGAGGGAGAAGGGCATCGACCCGCGAACGCACGTCGAGATCCCGGTCGCGCACGACCTCGCGGAGCGGGTGGAGGCCCTCCTCGGGATCCCGGGGCTCGCCGACCGGATCAGGGAACTCGAGGGGGAGGTCTCGCGGGAGGAGGCCGCACTCCGCATCGGGCTCGATTTCGTCCAGCGGCGGTTCGGGGAGAAGAGCCGCGAGGAGGTGCTCGACCGCGCCATCCGGACCGCGATGGCGATCCTCACAGAGGGCGTCGTCGCCGCGCCGACGGAAGGGATCGCGAAGGTGGGGACAGGGAGGAACGACGACGGCACCGAGTACCTGAAGATCTACTACGCCGGCCCGATCCGGAGCGCGGGAGGAACGGCACAGGCACTCTCGGTCCTCGTCGGCGACTTCGTCCGGCGGGAACTCGGGATGAACCGGTACATCCCGCGGCCCGAGGAGGTGGAGCGGTACATCGAGGAGATCCGCCAGTACAACGCGATCATGAACCTCCAGTACCTCCCCTCGGACGACGAGATCCGCCTCATCGTCAGGAACTGCCCGGTCTGCATCGACGGCGAGGGGACGGAGCAAGAGGAGGTGAGCGGGTACCGGAACCTCGAGCGCGTGGAGACGAACGCGGTCAGGGGCGGGATGGCGCTCGTCATCGCGGAAGGACTCGCGCTCAAGGCGCCCAAGATCCTCCGTCACGTCCGCGCCCTCTCGATGGACGGGTGGGACTGGCTCGAGGACCTCACCAGTGTCGCGACGAAACCGGGCGGGGCGGAGGAAGGGGGCGCGATCGCCCCGCGGGACAAGTACCTCCGCGACCTCATCGGGGGGAGGCCGGTCTTCGCCTACCCCATGCGGAAGGGCGGGTTTCGGCTCCGGTACGGCCGTTCCCGGAACACGGGGCTCGCGGCGGCGGGCCTCTCCCCCGCGACCATGCACATCCTCGGCGACTACCTTGCCGTCGGGACGCAGATGAAGATCGAGCGGCCCGGGAAGGCAGCCGGGATCGTCCCGGTGGACACGATACAGGGACCGACTGTCCGGCTCAGGAACGGCGACGTCCTCCGGATCGACGACGCCGCGCTCGCGGTCCAGCTGAAGGACGAGGTCGAGCTCGTGCTCGACGTCGGCGAGATACTCATCGGGTACGGCGAGTTCCTCGAGAACAACCACCCGCTCGTCCCGCCCGCGTACTGCCACGAGTGGTGGGTGCAGGAGGGGGGGAAGGGGTACCCGCGGACAGAGGAGGAGGCGATTGCCCTCTGCTTCGAGGGGGCGTTCCTCCACCCGGACTTCACGTACCTCTGGGACGACATCACGCCCTCCGATCTGCGGGAACTTTCCGACTACGTCTCCGGGAAGGGGGAGATCCGGCACGGCATCCTCGTCCTCCCGCCCGACCCGCGCATAAAGTACCTCCTCGAGGAGATCCTCCTCCCCCACAGGGTGAGGGAGGGGCAGATCTGCATCAGCGACTACCTCGTCTTCATCGCGTGCCTCGGCCTCGACATCAGGCTCTCGAAGCGCCCCGTGTGGGAGACGGCACCCCCCGGGTGCGATGCCCTCGCCCTCGCGAGCCACCTCTCGGGGTTCCCCATGAGGTCGCGGGCGGGGACGAGGATAGGGGGCCGCATGGGCCGGCCGGGCAAGTCCCGGCCCCGCAAGATGAATCCCCCGCCCCACGGCCTCTTCCCGCTCGGGGAGGCGGGAGGGAGCAGGCGCTCTTTCCAGGAGGCCCAGAACCACGCCCCGCAGCCGAACATGGACGGCGGGATCATCACGGTCGAGACGGGGAGGCGCAGGTGCCCGTCCTGCGGCGCGGAGACCTTCCGGAACATGTGCACGTGCGGCGCCCACACGGAACCCGTGTACTCCTGCCCGCGGTGCCGGAGGGAGGTCGGGAACGGGACCTGCCCGGCCTGCCACGTCCCCGCGAGCTGCGCGACCACCACGACGCTCAACGTGAAGCAGGAGTACCTGCAGGCGGTGGAGAGGCTCTCCCTCCGCGAGAGCGGGATTGCGCTCGTGAAGGGCGTGCGCGGCCTCATCTCGCGCGAAAAATCGGTCGAGCCGATCGAGAAGGGCATCCTCCGCGCCGCGAGGGACATCTACGTCTTCAAGGACGGCACCGTGAGGTTCGACATGATCGACCTCCCCCTTACCCACGTGAGGCCCAGGGAAATCGGGGTCTCCCCCGAGAAGTTGCGCGAACTCGGCTACGCGACCGACACCGGGGGCAGGCCCCTCGTCTCCCCGGACCAGGTCGTCGAGCTCCGCCCCCAGGACATCCTCCTCTCGGATTCCTGCGCCGAGTACATGGTCCGCGTCGCCCAGTTCGTGGACGACCTCCTCGTGAAGTGCTACGACCTCCCCCCGTTCTACAAGGTGGAGACGAGGGACGACCTCCTCGGCCACCTCGTCATCGGGCTTGCGCCCCACACGAGCGCGGGCGTCCTCGCCCGCATCGTGGGTTTCACGCGGGCAAACGTCGGGTACGCGCACCCGTTCTTCCACGCGGCGAAGAGGCGGAACTGCTTCTACGGGGACACGCTCATCGAGACCTTCGACGGGAGGGAGTGGAGCCAGAAGCCCATCCGCCAGATCGTCGCCGAGAACTTCGACCTCTCGCGCCCCGGGATCGACAGGCTCGGGACGTACTACTCGGACCCCCGGTCCACCCTCCTCGTGAGGACCGTGGACATCGAGGGGAAGCCCCACCTCCGCCGCGTCACGTCGGTCTCGGTCCACCGTGCCCCCCCGGCGCTCGTCAGGTTCGAGACGAGGGGGGGCCGCTCCCTCGCGGTCACGCCGGACCATGCGATGCTCGTGTGGGACCTCTGCTTCCTCAGGAAGGTCAGGGCCGTCGAGGTGAAGGAGGGGGACGCGGTCCCCGTGATGGTGGGGACGAACGTGCTCTCCGACCACGTCGCCCGGAAGGAGATCGTCCCCTGCCCGGACGAGAGGGTGTACTGCCTCACGGTGACCGACGAGCACACGGTCTGCGCGAACGGCATCTTCACCGGGCAGTGCGACGGGGACGAGGACTGCATCATGCTCCTCCTCGACGGGCTGATCAACTTCTCGCGGACGTTCCTGCCCGAGACGAGGGGCGGGACGATGGATGCACCCCTCGTCCTCACGACCCGGCTCGACCCCGCCGAGATAGACAAGGAGAGCCACAACCTCGACGTGGGCAGCGGGTACCCGCTCGAGTTCTACCTCGCCGCCGCGCGTTACGCGCACCCGCGCGAGGTCGAGGATCTCGTCGACAGGGTGGGCAGGAGGCTCGGGACACCGGCGCAGCTCGAGGGCTTCTCGTTCACGCACGACACGTCGGACATCTCCGCGGGGCCCATCGAGTCGACGTACACGGAGCAGAAGTCGATGATCGACAAGCTCCGCAGGGAGCTCGAGCTCGCCGAGAAGATACGGGCGGTGGACGAGCACGACGTGGCCGAGAGGGTCCTCTCCACCCACTTCATCCGCGACCTCATGGGGAACCTCTCCGCGTTCTCCCGGCAGAAGTTCCGGTGCACGAAGTGCAACGCGAGTTTCCGCCGGATGCCGCTTGCAGGGAAGTGCAACCGGTGCGGCGGCAACATCGTCCCGACGGTGCACGAGGGTTCGGTGAAGAAGTACCTCGAGGTCTCGCGGGAGATATGCGAGAAGTACAGGGTCTCGGACTACACGCGCCAGAGGGTCGCGGTCCTCGACATGGCGATAGAGTCGACGTTCGGCCGCGAGAAGTCCGAGCAGAAGGGCCTCGCCGACTTCATGTGA
- a CDS encoding HEAT repeat domain-containing protein, with product MREEEIGELLAEIATGDLPARRRAVAALAAEGAPAVSPLVGLLERAGEDDARWYAAVALARIGAPSVGPLIAAILRNPDTRFRKYAAAALGHIGEPAVRLLVEALKTGDPSARGFFAEALCRAGKPAVDVLRRELSSPDPEMRRYAALVLWQMGEEGISALLSETGE from the coding sequence GTGAGGGAGGAGGAGATCGGGGAACTGCTCGCGGAGATCGCGACGGGCGACCTCCCGGCGAGGAGGAGGGCGGTCGCGGCGCTCGCGGCAGAGGGTGCACCTGCCGTCTCGCCCCTCGTCGGTCTCCTCGAGCGGGCAGGAGAGGACGACGCGCGCTGGTACGCAGCAGTCGCCCTCGCGCGGATCGGGGCGCCGAGCGTCGGGCCCCTCATCGCGGCCATCCTCCGGAACCCCGATACCCGCTTCAGGAAGTACGCGGCCGCCGCGCTGGGCCACATCGGCGAGCCTGCCGTCCGGCTCCTTGTTGAAGCCCTGAAGACGGGTGACCCTTCCGCCCGCGGGTTCTTCGCCGAGGCCCTCTGCAGGGCGGGGAAGCCCGCGGTCGACGTCCTCCGCCGCGAGCTCTCCTCGCCGGACCCCGAGATGCGCCGGTACGCTGCACTCGTCCTCTGGCAGATGGGCGAGGAGGGGATAAGCGCGCTCCTCTCCGAGACCGGCGAGTGA
- a CDS encoding mechanosensitive ion channel family protein, giving the protein MIPESLSAPVFGSVTILDLLVFGVAVLVVLIISRLVGVYLKKILGDRVDAAELDKLVTVIQAGIVVLGVYAALPSFDINVADMLVVGGTIGLVAAFASQRLVSNFGSGLFIIAERPMKPGDNVSIGGISGTVEQIRVLSTILKTYDGVYVRVPNEKVFTSEITNYVANVARRFEYTIGISYRADAGEAIRIIRKLLDAHPFVLAHPSPSVFVDTLAESSVVIRVHVWAPSRVWWSVRTEMLWAIKEALEEAGIEIPFPQRVVTLAPGARIEVARAEPGEMGG; this is encoded by the coding sequence ATGATCCCCGAGTCGCTCTCGGCCCCTGTCTTCGGCTCCGTGACGATCCTCGACCTCCTCGTCTTCGGTGTCGCGGTCCTCGTCGTCCTCATCATCTCCCGCCTCGTCGGTGTGTACCTCAAGAAGATCCTCGGTGACCGCGTCGATGCCGCGGAGCTGGACAAGCTCGTCACCGTGATACAGGCCGGGATCGTCGTGCTCGGGGTCTACGCCGCGCTCCCGAGCTTCGACATCAACGTCGCGGACATGCTCGTCGTCGGCGGGACGATCGGTCTCGTCGCCGCGTTCGCGAGCCAGAGGCTCGTCTCGAACTTCGGCTCGGGCCTCTTCATCATCGCGGAGCGACCGATGAAACCGGGGGACAACGTCTCGATCGGCGGGATCTCGGGGACGGTCGAGCAGATCCGCGTCCTCTCGACGATCCTCAAGACGTACGACGGCGTCTACGTCCGCGTCCCCAACGAGAAGGTGTTCACGTCCGAGATCACGAACTACGTGGCCAACGTCGCGCGGAGGTTCGAGTACACGATCGGGATCAGCTACCGCGCGGATGCCGGGGAAGCGATCCGCATCATCCGGAAGCTCCTCGATGCCCACCCCTTCGTGCTCGCCCACCCCTCCCCAAGCGTCTTCGTCGACACCCTCGCGGAGTCGAGCGTGGTCATCCGCGTCCACGTGTGGGCTCCCTCCCGGGTCTGGTGGTCGGTGAGGACAGAGATGCTCTGGGCGATCAAGGAGGCGCTCGAGGAGGCGGGGATCGAGATCCCCTTCCCCCAGAGGGTCGTCACCCTCGCGCCGGGCGCGAGAATCGAGGTGGCGCGGGCCGAGCCTGGGGAGATGGGTGGGTGA
- a CDS encoding DUF432 domain-containing protein encodes MFGRYTIPFRVEAGGVSVETRPAGQFTRYERVSSAGRVEKTLGFREGEITINPVEPVNLPQEITGTVEFHFPPVALMPLSEVTVYLTFPVEIGVFSGTGDSHTLIDVFSLATPKYSLYGTPEKGVITRHVETRVHDRPPEVDPLREGILSLAIRNTGRDWVWVSRAVFESPSFRIFYGPHAVISAEMMVYSRHLGETWVQKTPPSEGMAEALRIFPTKKSLIPEKPSYLMEYGVGE; translated from the coding sequence GTGTTCGGCAGGTACACGATACCGTTCCGCGTCGAGGCAGGCGGCGTGTCGGTGGAGACGAGGCCCGCCGGCCAGTTCACCAGGTACGAGCGGGTCTCGTCAGCCGGCCGGGTGGAAAAGACGCTCGGTTTCCGGGAGGGGGAGATCACCATCAACCCCGTGGAACCGGTCAACCTCCCCCAGGAGATCACGGGGACCGTCGAGTTCCACTTCCCCCCCGTCGCGCTGATGCCCCTCTCCGAGGTGACCGTGTACCTCACATTCCCGGTGGAGATAGGTGTCTTCTCCGGGACGGGCGATTCCCACACGCTCATCGACGTCTTCTCGCTCGCCACGCCCAAATACTCGCTCTACGGGACGCCGGAGAAGGGCGTGATCACGCGGCACGTGGAGACACGCGTGCACGACCGGCCGCCGGAGGTCGATCCCCTCAGGGAGGGCATCCTCTCGCTCGCGATCAGGAACACGGGCAGGGACTGGGTGTGGGTCTCGCGCGCGGTCTTCGAGAGTCCGTCGTTCCGCATCTTCTACGGCCCGCACGCCGTGATTTCTGCAGAGATGATGGTCTACTCGCGGCACCTCGGCGAGACGTGGGTGCAGAAGACACCCCCGTCGGAGGGGATGGCGGAGGCACTCAGGATATTCCCGACGAAGAAGAGCCTCATTCCCGAAAAACCGAGCTACCTCATGGAATACGGGGTGGGGGAGTGA
- a CDS encoding HEAT repeat domain-containing protein gives MRFPPLHALRDGRARPAVLAVLVSLAVALELVAHVLLRMETVYTHFFYIPIVLAAVWYGVRGITVGLLLSALYIGDTYALSGMVGVDPAARAGMFVAVSLVVGLVSCTMRGSHGRPGDRGSLLARFSGPDPARMRDEGDVAGLLSALGHPDPAVQYAAAEALGELGEPSAVPALVEALAGDRHPGVRWEAAEALARIGAPAVDALVGILHHPDEDVRWKAAIALGEIGDERAIPPLIELLGDPDRFVQSRAAYALGEFGRRATPLLRLALAQGNPRVRKGAITALREIRDPDALDDLQRALSDPDRAVVSAALDALMHHGEEGYRRIIHSLSSASPGAREEIAGALREVPNQRLLRGFEPLLAGAGEETREIILSVTGPGEREKQGDGGESRPGA, from the coding sequence ATGAGGTTTCCCCCCCTCCACGCCCTCCGGGACGGCCGCGCGCGGCCCGCGGTCCTCGCGGTCCTCGTCTCCCTCGCGGTCGCGCTCGAGCTCGTCGCGCACGTTCTCCTCCGGATGGAGACGGTGTACACGCACTTCTTCTACATCCCCATCGTGCTCGCCGCCGTGTGGTACGGCGTGCGCGGGATAACCGTCGGCCTCCTCCTCTCCGCGCTCTACATCGGGGACACGTACGCCCTCTCGGGGATGGTGGGGGTGGACCCCGCGGCGAGGGCGGGGATGTTCGTCGCGGTCTCGCTCGTCGTCGGCCTCGTCTCATGTACAATGCGGGGGAGCCACGGCCGCCCGGGGGACCGCGGGTCGCTCCTCGCGCGGTTTTCGGGGCCCGACCCGGCGAGGATGCGGGACGAGGGGGACGTCGCGGGGCTCCTCTCCGCGCTCGGCCACCCCGACCCGGCCGTCCAGTACGCGGCGGCAGAGGCGCTCGGGGAGCTAGGGGAACCATCGGCCGTCCCCGCCCTCGTGGAAGCACTCGCCGGCGACAGGCACCCGGGGGTGAGGTGGGAGGCAGCGGAAGCCCTCGCCCGGATCGGTGCTCCGGCCGTGGACGCACTCGTCGGGATCCTCCACCACCCCGACGAGGACGTCCGGTGGAAGGCGGCGATCGCGCTGGGCGAGATAGGGGACGAACGCGCGATCCCCCCGCTCATCGAGCTCCTCGGCGACCCCGACAGGTTCGTCCAGAGCAGGGCTGCCTACGCCCTCGGGGAGTTCGGGAGGAGGGCAACGCCCCTCCTCCGCCTCGCCCTCGCGCAGGGGAACCCCCGCGTCCGGAAGGGCGCAATCACCGCGCTGCGGGAGATCCGCGACCCCGACGCCCTCGACGACCTCCAGAGGGCACTCTCCGACCCGGACCGCGCGGTCGTCTCGGCCGCGCTCGATGCCCTGATGCACCACGGCGAGGAGGGGTACAGGCGCATCATCCACTCCCTCTCCTCTGCATCCCCGGGCGCGAGGGAGGAAATCGCCGGCGCGCTGCGGGAAGTCCCGAACCAAAGGCTCCTGCGGGGATTTGAACCCCTCCTCGCGGGGGCAGGCGAGGAGACGCGGGAGATCATCCTCTCCGTCACCGGGCCGGGAGAAAGGGAGAAGCAGGGCGACGGCGGGGAATCCCGCCCCGGCGCGTGA
- a CDS encoding aconitase X catalytic domain-containing protein, whose protein sequence is MRLSPDEEAILAGEQGETRARMLEILVALGKVYGAERLIPIKSAQVSGASYKTIGKWGLEWLKQLDARVAVPTVLNPVGMDRVLWREMGIDEDFARAQEEVIAAYRRLGVTLECTCTPYYIYETRFGDHLAWSESSAVAYANSVIGARTNREGGPGALAAAIVGKTPEYGLHLPGNRRPQVAVRVEGWDPREDTALYGALGYHAGKIVGGRIPLFLGISPSVDGLKALGAAMAASGAVALFHVAGVTPEARIFDFRGEDLEVITVERREVERVLTGIPVDAVALGCPHCSPGELREIARLLAGKRVKIPTFVFASRDVIERHGKEVAAIRASGARIYADTCMVVSPALERFAAIMVNSGKAFAYVPDMCGAAVRLGTTEECVRVATGEDSPAPARSRGEPRARGSPEDLSGGPCHPSPR, encoded by the coding sequence ATGAGGCTTTCGCCCGACGAAGAGGCGATACTCGCGGGGGAGCAGGGCGAGACGCGGGCGAGGATGCTCGAGATCCTCGTCGCCCTCGGGAAGGTCTACGGGGCGGAGCGGCTCATCCCGATAAAGAGCGCCCAGGTGAGCGGCGCGTCGTACAAGACGATCGGGAAGTGGGGCCTCGAGTGGCTGAAGCAGCTCGACGCGAGGGTCGCGGTCCCGACCGTGCTCAACCCCGTGGGGATGGACAGGGTGCTCTGGAGGGAGATGGGGATCGACGAGGACTTTGCCCGCGCGCAGGAGGAGGTGATCGCGGCCTACAGGAGGCTCGGCGTGACGCTCGAGTGCACCTGCACCCCGTACTACATCTACGAGACGAGGTTCGGCGACCACCTCGCGTGGTCCGAGTCCTCCGCGGTCGCGTACGCGAACTCCGTGATCGGTGCGCGGACGAACCGCGAGGGCGGGCCGGGAGCCCTCGCCGCCGCGATCGTCGGGAAGACGCCGGAGTACGGCCTGCACCTTCCCGGAAACAGGCGGCCGCAGGTCGCCGTGAGGGTCGAGGGCTGGGACCCGCGGGAGGACACGGCGCTCTACGGGGCACTCGGGTACCACGCGGGGAAGATCGTCGGGGGCAGGATCCCGCTCTTTTTGGGGATCTCGCCCTCGGTGGACGGGCTCAAGGCGCTCGGCGCGGCGATGGCGGCCTCCGGGGCCGTCGCGCTCTTCCACGTCGCCGGCGTCACGCCCGAGGCCCGCATCTTCGATTTCCGGGGAGAGGACCTCGAGGTGATCACGGTGGAGAGGCGGGAGGTCGAGCGGGTCCTCACCGGTATCCCCGTCGACGCGGTGGCACTTGGCTGTCCCCACTGCTCGCCGGGGGAGCTTAGGGAGATCGCGCGGCTCCTTGCGGGCAAGAGGGTGAAGATCCCCACGTTCGTCTTCGCGTCGAGGGACGTGATCGAGAGGCACGGAAAGGAGGTCGCCGCGATCAGGGCGAGCGGTGCCCGCATCTACGCCGATACCTGCATGGTCGTCTCGCCCGCGCTGGAGCGGTTTGCCGCCATCATGGTGAACTCCGGCAAGGCGTTCGCGTACGTCCCCGACATGTGCGGCGCGGCCGTCCGCCTCGGGACGACGGAGGAATGCGTGAGGGTCGCGACGGGGGAGGATTCCCCCGCGCCCGCGCGATCCCGCGGCGAGCCCCGCGCCCGCGGTTCCCCGGAGGATTTATCCGGAGGACCGTGCCACCCATCTCCTCGATGA
- a CDS encoding UbiD family decarboxylase, with translation MRGFIETMRERDGVIDVEERPPGEFGAPRMASRTDKVLFFHDLPGGRAVMNVTASRGALALALGMEEGEIARRLARATYEGEVVRDYALPMGEADLSRLPVMKFFPRDAGRYITAGIVFSKWNGVENASVHRMLVLGPDRVAARLVEGRHTYVMHREALRAGDVLPVAVAIGVHPAVMFASCTRVPEGKELPFAAELLGGEVRVHRCRNGVDVPEAEIVLEGYIGAETAEEGPFVDITGTYDSVRIQPVIRFTGMYTRPDPVYHSILPGGNEHRVLMGVPYEPVIFRAVSAVTTVRNVVLTTGGCGYFHAVVQVRKNTQGDGKNAILAAFSAHTSLKHVVVVDEDIDPADPSEVEYALATRVRGDRDILVIPGARGSSLDPCRLADGTNVKVGVDATMDLGREEEFLRATWEGSG, from the coding sequence CTGCGCGGGTTCATTGAGACGATGAGGGAGAGGGACGGGGTGATCGACGTCGAGGAGCGCCCCCCCGGAGAGTTCGGTGCTCCCCGGATGGCGAGCAGGACGGACAAGGTCCTCTTCTTCCACGACCTCCCCGGGGGACGGGCCGTCATGAACGTCACGGCCTCAAGGGGGGCCCTCGCCCTCGCGCTCGGAATGGAGGAGGGGGAGATCGCGCGGAGGCTCGCCCGCGCGACGTACGAGGGGGAGGTCGTGAGGGATTATGCGCTCCCCATGGGGGAGGCCGACCTCTCCCGCCTCCCGGTCATGAAGTTCTTCCCGCGCGACGCGGGGCGTTACATCACGGCAGGCATCGTCTTTTCCAAGTGGAACGGCGTCGAGAACGCGTCCGTCCACAGGATGCTCGTGCTCGGCCCCGACAGGGTGGCGGCGCGGCTCGTCGAGGGGCGGCACACGTACGTGATGCACCGCGAGGCCCTCCGCGCGGGCGACGTCCTCCCCGTCGCGGTCGCGATCGGTGTCCACCCCGCGGTCATGTTCGCGAGCTGCACGAGGGTCCCGGAGGGGAAGGAACTCCCGTTCGCGGCCGAGCTCCTCGGCGGGGAGGTGAGGGTGCACCGGTGCCGGAACGGCGTTGACGTGCCCGAGGCAGAGATCGTGCTCGAGGGGTACATTGGGGCAGAGACCGCCGAGGAGGGGCCTTTCGTGGACATCACGGGGACGTACGACAGCGTGAGGATCCAGCCCGTCATCCGGTTCACGGGGATGTACACCCGGCCGGACCCTGTCTACCACAGCATCCTCCCGGGCGGAAACGAGCACAGGGTCCTGATGGGGGTACCCTACGAGCCTGTCATCTTCCGCGCCGTCTCCGCGGTGACGACCGTCCGGAACGTCGTGCTCACCACGGGCGGCTGCGGGTACTTCCACGCCGTCGTCCAGGTGAGGAAGAACACGCAGGGGGACGGGAAGAACGCGATCCTCGCGGCGTTTTCGGCCCACACGTCCCTCAAGCACGTGGTCGTGGTGGACGAGGACATCGACCCCGCCGACCCCTCCGAGGTCGAGTACGCGCTCGCGACGCGGGTCCGGGGCGACAGGGACATCCTCGTGATCCCCGGTGCCCGGGGCTCGTCGCTCGATCCCTGCAGGCTCGCTGACGGGACGAACGTGAAGGTCGGGGTGGACGCGACGATGGACCTCGGCCGGGAAGAGGAGTTCCTGCGGGCGACGTGGGAAGGATCTGGATGA
- a CDS encoding HD domain-containing protein translates to MGAKIIKDPVHGYVEVEGPFLPLLDSRLVQRLRHVRQLGFSYLVYPGAHHTRFEHSLGTMHLAGIMARQLGLPGRTSALVRAAALLHDVGHGPFSHAFEPLAREYLGRHHHDVADLLASGEIRGALGAMGIGTDEVVSLIRGTHPLSGIIHGELDVDRMDYLLRDAHYTGAPYGTVDAHRLIRNTFLMDGRLVLAESGVNAAESLLIARTLMRPSVYFHHVSRIGEMMFQAAVMAHVEDDPAGGLSALLSADDSACMQALLSSENVVARDLALRIYERRLYKRALWVGRDRVNTARMARCTSHERRREVGERIAAEAGIDPSLVMVDIPPFPSEMSLPVQVSHQKRAVPLSELSPLLHTLNETRKGQWRLGVYTPAEYREEVGEIAAEVLHVKPATTQEPLFPDDG, encoded by the coding sequence ATGGGTGCGAAGATCATCAAGGACCCGGTCCACGGCTACGTGGAGGTCGAGGGACCGTTCCTCCCCCTCCTCGATTCCCGGCTCGTGCAGAGGCTCCGCCACGTGAGGCAGCTAGGGTTCTCTTACCTCGTCTACCCCGGTGCACACCACACGCGGTTCGAGCACTCGCTCGGCACCATGCACCTTGCCGGCATCATGGCACGGCAGCTCGGGCTCCCCGGGAGGACATCCGCGCTCGTGAGAGCGGCCGCGCTCCTCCACGACGTCGGGCACGGGCCGTTCTCGCACGCGTTCGAACCGCTCGCCCGCGAGTACCTCGGCCGCCACCACCACGACGTCGCCGACCTCCTCGCGTCGGGGGAGATCCGCGGTGCCCTCGGCGCCATGGGGATCGGGACAGACGAGGTCGTCTCGCTCATCCGGGGTACCCACCCCCTCTCGGGGATCATCCACGGGGAGCTGGACGTTGACAGGATGGACTACCTCCTCCGCGACGCCCACTACACGGGTGCGCCCTACGGGACCGTGGACGCGCACCGCCTCATCAGGAACACATTCCTCATGGACGGCAGGCTCGTCCTCGCCGAGAGCGGGGTCAACGCGGCAGAGAGCCTCCTCATCGCGCGGACGCTCATGCGGCCGTCCGTGTACTTTCACCACGTGAGCCGGATCGGGGAGATGATGTTCCAGGCGGCGGTGATGGCCCACGTGGAGGACGATCCCGCGGGGGGTCTCTCGGCCCTCCTCTCGGCAGACGACTCGGCCTGCATGCAGGCACTCCTCTCCTCGGAGAACGTCGTCGCGAGGGACCTCGCCCTCAGGATCTACGAACGGAGGCTCTACAAGAGGGCCCTCTGGGTCGGGAGGGACCGGGTGAACACCGCGAGGATGGCGCGGTGCACCTCCCACGAGAGGAGGAGGGAGGTCGGGGAGAGGATCGCGGCAGAGGCGGGGATAGATCCCTCCCTCGTCATGGTGGACATCCCCCCCTTCCCGTCCGAGATGTCGCTCCCCGTCCAGGTGAGCCACCAGAAGAGGGCGGTCCCCCTCTCCGAGCTCTCGCCGCTCCTCCACACGCTGAACGAGACCCGGAAGGGCCAGTGGAGGCTCGGCGTGTACACCCCGGCCGAGTACCGTGAGGAGGTCGGCGAGATCGCGGCGGAGGTCCTCCACGTGAAACCGGCAACCACGCAGGAACCCCTCTTCCCGGACGACGGGTAA